The Peribacillus simplex genome contains the following window.
AGTTTGCATCTTTTTCATCGTTTATTAAATACCGTCTTAGGTTCTTCCAATTGAACAGGTATACTCCCATGGATGCGAGATTACTCTTTGGATACTTTGGTTTTTCATCGAATTGGGTGACTTTATCATCATCATTGGTATTCATAATCCCAAAACGGCTTGCTTCCTGCCATGGCACTTGAATGACAGCTATGGTTGCCTCTGAATTTTTTTCGATATGATAATCCAGCATCTTACTGTAATCCATCTTATAAATATGGTCACCGGAGAGAATCAGTACATGTTCCGGATTATAGTTATCAATGTATTGGATATTTTGATAAACGGCGTTTGCCGTACCTTTATACCACTCACCGCCTTCTTTCCCTTGATAAGGAGGAAGAACTGAAACTCCGCCAACATCCAGATCCAGATCCCAAGCTTTGCCATTACCCACATAATCATTTAGAATCAATGGCTGGTATTGGGTCAGTACCCCAACCGTATCAATACCAGAATGAGTGCAGTTACTTAATGGAAAATCGATGATCCTATACTTACCGCCAAAGGGAACCGCTGGTTTTGCCAAACCGATTGTCAATTCACCTAACCTAGAACCCTGGCCTCCTGCCAATAACATTGCTATCCATTTTTTCGCTCCCATTATTCGTTCACTCTCCCCCGTCTTTTTTTTGTTTGCTTCATAAAAATTGATATGCCTAAAGGAGGTACGGTTATTTCCATGCTGTATGGTTGATTATGACATGATTCTTTTTTGACATTAATGGGTTTTTCATTGACCTGACCAGATCCTCCGAAAGCTGCTGAATCACTGCTGAAGACCTCTATATATTTCCCCTGGGAAGGCACACCTATTTGATAATGAGCATGGGACTGTGCAGAGAAATTACAGACAACAATACAATAATCACCTTTGCGTTTACCTTTTCTTATATAGGTTATGATACTCTGACTACTATTGTTTGGTTCTATCCATTCAAATCCCTCCTGGACATGATCCAATCTCCATAGAGAGGAAGTTTGCCTATAAAATTCCTGAAGGGTACGGAAGTAATATGCCAGCTTTTCGTGAGATTCATATTTCAAAAGCAGCCAATCCAATTGTTCCTCATCTTTCCATTCTATGAACTGGCCAAATTCACCGCCCATAAAGAGAAGTTTCTTTCCAGGATGTGTCATGAAATACCCAAAGAGCAACCGTAAGTTTGCGAATTTCTGCCAATAGTCACCTGGCATCTTATTCAATAAAGACTTCTTGCCATGAACTACTTCATCATGTGAAAAGGGCAAGACAAAATTTTCTGAAAAAGCATAGAACAATGAAAATGTTAAGAGGCTATGGTGATTTGGCCTTTCATTCGTTTCAAGTTTCATGTAACGAAGAATATCGTTAGTCCATCCCATATTCCATTTGTAATTAAAACCCAGGCCTCCGATATCGGTAGGTGATGTTATAAGCGGCCTGTCTGTTGCTTCTTCAGCCATCATTAGTGCATTTGGATATTTTTTGAAAACCACCTCATTAAGTTTTTGCAAAAATTGTATGGCTTCTATATTTTCCTCACCGCCAAACTGGTTTTTCAGCTTAACCGGCAAGGGATTATCATGATTTAAATAAACCATTGACGATACCGCATCGACTCGAACCCCATCAATATGGTATACATCCATCCAAAACATCACATTTGATATAAGAAAACTGATTACTTCCGGTTTAGTAAAATCAAAATTGTATGTTCCCCATAACGGACGCTCTGCCCTAGTATGATCAATTGGTTCATAGAGAGGCGTACCATCAAAACGGGAAAGTCCATGTGCATCTTTACAAAAATGGGCGGGAACCCAGTCAAGGATGACGCCAATGCCCTTTTGGTGGCAAAGGTTAATCAAATACTTAAAATCTTCCGGTGAACCGTAACGACTGGTAACGGAATAATAGCCCGTGACCTGGTATCCCCACGATTTATCAAATGGGTGTTCCATTATGGCCATGATTTCAATATGTGTAAAACTATTATCAATCACATAATCAACTAATCTATCAGCCAATTCACGGTACGAATAAAATTCACCATCTTCTGTCTGTTTCCATGTTCCAGGGTGTACTTCATATATGGACATGGGTTTATGATAGATATTTTCCTTTTTCCTATCGGCTATCCACTTCGAATCTTGCCATTCAAAATTATCCAGCCTTTTAATGACCGAGGCTGTTTTTGGTCTGACTTCCGAATAGAAGGCATATGGATCGGCTTTTAGGATACGTTTATTTCCAGGTGTATGTATTTCGTATTTATAAAGTTCCCCTTCTTGAAGTCCTGGTACGAACAACACCCAGACGCCTGAACGCTCGATCCGTTTCATCGCATGATCATTTCCGTCCCAATTATTAAAATTTCCGACTACTGAAACTTGCTTGGCATGGGGGGCCCAAACGGCGAAGCGTACTCCTTCATTACCTAATGATGTTACAATGTGTGCCCCAAGCATTTTATAGCTTTCATAAAGGGTGCCTTCATGAAATAAATATAAATCGAAATCGCTTGGATAGTTCTCTTGTAGCTGGTCCATAATTGTACTCAATAAAACCCCTCCATCAGTATTAACTCGATAGTATTTTACCCATCGTTCCCCAGTTATTATATATATTCGGTGGAAATGATATTAATCCTTCAAATGGAGGTGAACTTATTATAATTAAATGCCCTTTTTTTGAAAATTAAAACATTTTTATGTAGAAAAAGACCATTTAATGTAAAAATATTGTTATTCCAATAAAAGCCCTCCCCATTTTATAGGAAAGAGCTTTAAGGAATCATGTATGAATGCTTCATGTTACTTGTTCAGTTCGGATCATGTGAGTTTTCTTTAAGAATAAATAGGATAATGAGACTGACCATGCCAGGGGAGTATTCCTGTTTGGAATATTACTGCCTCCAATATATAACTCAGGGACTTCCCAATTTTCTGGAATGATCATTTTCGTTTTATCTGTATATTCCTTTACTTTGTTCATCATGCCAAGTTCAAGGTAGCATAAGCCCAGCCAAGGAAGACCGAAACACCATTCCGCTTCCTGGCCTTCATTATAATAAAGGTCCTTTTCATATCGTATACAACCTTTTGTTCTTTCAAGGCGCCCTGTGACATTCTTCAATATTTTAAGGGCTATTTCACGATCTACCAGTCGATAAGGATAAATTAAGGATAAAAGGGCTAGATCCGTCTCTTTTGAATAACTTTCCCTCGGGAGTAGGAAACGAAGTGTTTCTTCTCCCTTCATTATCAGTTCCTCCTTAACGTTGACCAGCATCTTGACTGAATTCAAACCAGCAACACATGCACCGATGCTTGAAGCATGAATTTCGATATTTTCTTCCCACATCCCGTTATCTTCCGACTGCCAATATTGCAGGCATTCCAAGTAATTGACCAACTTTTGTACGATTTGTAAATCACGTTGATTTCTTATCACCTTTTTTCCATGCCTATATCCTTCTCCGACACCCCATAAAAAGGCACCTATCGCATCATTTTGGGCATGCCCCCACTCATCAGTCAGTTCTTCCAATTCAGTGGAATACCGTGCATGGATATGTTCATAAAGATACTGGGGTTTCTGTTCAGTATGAATATCTATCTTCCACTCATAGGATTGAAATAAGTCGAATAAAGCATGATATGCTTTCTCATAACGATTGGATGGATCATTTATAAATGGCAGTACTGTATAAACGACATCCCTTATCCATACATAATTATAATCATCGGAAACGCTTGCAGTATACGCGCCATTAGGAAGCCGCATACGATCAAGAACCTCTAGGGCACCATTAACATTCATTAATTGAACACCTCCATAGTTATTTACTTATTCCCATTGTTGACAGACTCCCATTTTCTAAACGTTGGATCATTCATTTTGGCTCTTTTCGTAAAGATTGTTGTTTTTAAAACGAAACTATTTAAGGTTGATGGGAGCGGAAGTGCGAGACTCCTGCGGGAGCAGCGGGACAGGTGAGACCCCACAGGCGTTTACGCCGAGGAGGCTCACCGCCCGCCCCGCGGAAAGCGAGCATCTGGAGGGGAAATCAACCACAACTCACTACCTGGTAAATAGCAACATAGTATGTGAAAACAGCCTTCATTTTAAATTAGAAGCGCTTTCATTCCAGTTAACCAAAACGACTCTTCAGAAGTTATCACCCTAGTTTATGTAATCACTGCCTTATTTGATAATCAAGCTGACAATGTTCATTGAAAATCGTTATTTGCCTAACCGAAATGGACGAATTCAAATAGTTGCTTATAGTAAATTATGTTATGTGAAATGAAAAACCAGTAATGGAAAATCCATTACTGGTTATATCGGCCTATCCTTAGTACTTATTAAAAGAAAAATCGTAATATCATCAAGGAAAGCACTCCAATCATAACCGTACCCAAGAGACTCCTCGTAAAAATGGCAACCAGGAAAGCAGGTAAAGCTGCGGATAAATTCAATGCATTATCCTTAATTGAAAAGACCTGTTCCGATAATAGTAGCTCTTGAGCCAACAACGCCGCCATTACAGCCACTGGCACATGCTTCAGCCAGTCAATGCCCCACTCAGGAATCTGCATTTTACTAAGCAGCATCAATGGAACGACTCTAGGTATGAAAGTTACAATCGAAGTCCCTATGATGACAACAAGGATATATCCGCTTATTTCCATCTGCCAATCACCATCCCTATCGTTGAAGCTACAATCGTTGCTACTATGACGCCAGTACTGCCAGGAAAGAAGAAACTTACTGCAACAACGATTAATATGCTGCTAATAGCGACTGCAAGATCTATAAAAAAGGCTTTTTTACTTAAAATTTGCAAAACTAAAAGGCCGATAAACATCGCTGGCAAGGCGAAGTCCATCCCGTATTTTTCGGGATCAGGAATCCATTGTCCAAAGAAACCGCCGGCCATATTTGCAATGAACCAATTTAAATAGGCTGCAAGATTCAAACCAAGCATCCATTTAAAATCGAGTTGTTTCTTTTTCTGTGCTGATGTGACGGCCACTCCAAACGTTTCATCCGTTAATAGGGCTCCCGTTATCATGTTTTGTTTCAAACTTTGATGCCTGAAATATGGTGCCAATGCAGCACTAAGTAAAAGATGACGACTGTTAACAAAAAAAATCGTAAAAATAATGGCCGATACTGGATGACTTGCAGCTATCATCCCTGCCGCTATGAATTGTCCTGACCCTGCATAGAGTAAAAGCGACATAAGTGCCACTTCAATCATACTTAATCCTGATGTTTTTTCGACGACCCCTGCAGCAAAACCGATACTTAAATATCCCAATAATGTAGGTATACAATCCTTAACTCCTTGCCAAAATCCTTCCCCTTCTTTAACTTCGGAAAAGCCACCACTTTTCCATTCAGCACTATCCTGACTCATATGAATTCCACCCTTTTTTTACTAAGTTCCTTCAATTTTTCCCCAGCTTGCCGAGCAGAATTGGCAACTCACTATATATTTCAATGATTTCTTCTATCCGCATTCTCACTAAACCGCTCGAAGAAGGGGCAACGAATTCCATTGTCCGCTTCGATGAAGGATCTCCTTGCAGCCCCCAAGAGATTTTTCGTAATTGACGATATTCCTGATAGACACCCTTGCCAACAAAACAGACAAGTTTAGGTTTATACTTTTCAATTTTCCTTTTTAGCTGCTTCCTTCCTTTTATGTACTCCTCTTTTGTGATTTCGTCAGCACCTTTTGTAGGCCTGGAAACGATATTGGTAAAACCATAACCTAAATCCATCAATGACGAGTCTTCAGTTGGGTGATATTTCCTTGGTGTCAGCCCGGACTCGAAGAGGATTTTCCAAAAACGATTGTTTGGATTCGCATAATGATGGCCAGTCTCTCCTGACCGAATGCTTGGATTGAAACCAACAAACAATATATCCAGATTTTCCTTCAAATGATCAGTGATGCCTTCCATTGTAAAACTCCTTTTCAAATCTCTTATATAATTATTGTACAAAACTGAAAAATATTTAACTACCTTTTCCGCCATTTTTACAAACTTATATCCAAAAACTTAACAACGATTTAAGTAGAATGAAAGATGATAGCTCCATAATTTAGTGCCAATCTGTCAAATGGAATATTGAAGACCTATTGCTCCTCTTGAATTCAGTATTCCTTTTTCACAGGAAAGATACATGCTATAAAACTTGGAAAACTACACTCAAGTCTTAATCGAATAGGGTAGTTTAAGGAA
Protein-coding sequences here:
- a CDS encoding glucose-1-phosphate adenylyltransferase, with amino-acid sequence MGAKKWIAMLLAGGQGSRLGELTIGLAKPAVPFGGKYRIIDFPLSNCTHSGIDTVGVLTQYQPLILNDYVGNGKAWDLDLDVGGVSVLPPYQGKEGGEWYKGTANAVYQNIQYIDNYNPEHVLILSGDHIYKMDYSKMLDYHIEKNSEATIAVIQVPWQEASRFGIMNTNDDDKVTQFDEKPKYPKSNLASMGVYLFNWKNLRRYLINDEKDANSSNDFGSNIIPKMLEDRKKLYAYRFNDYWKDVGTVESLWQAHMDLLEETPNFQLDDQQWKIFARNANHPPQYISSDAEVSQSLINEGCMIHGNIEHSVLSYNVQVGYGSTIKDSVIMPNVTIGENVHIERSIIASNCVIEDGAVVGNSAVTSDITLIGENQTIVNPNKKKITLN
- the glgB gene encoding 1,4-alpha-glucan branching protein GlgB, which translates into the protein MDQLQENYPSDFDLYLFHEGTLYESYKMLGAHIVTSLGNEGVRFAVWAPHAKQVSVVGNFNNWDGNDHAMKRIERSGVWVLFVPGLQEGELYKYEIHTPGNKRILKADPYAFYSEVRPKTASVIKRLDNFEWQDSKWIADRKKENIYHKPMSIYEVHPGTWKQTEDGEFYSYRELADRLVDYVIDNSFTHIEIMAIMEHPFDKSWGYQVTGYYSVTSRYGSPEDFKYLINLCHQKGIGVILDWVPAHFCKDAHGLSRFDGTPLYEPIDHTRAERPLWGTYNFDFTKPEVISFLISNVMFWMDVYHIDGVRVDAVSSMVYLNHDNPLPVKLKNQFGGEENIEAIQFLQKLNEVVFKKYPNALMMAEEATDRPLITSPTDIGGLGFNYKWNMGWTNDILRYMKLETNERPNHHSLLTFSLFYAFSENFVLPFSHDEVVHGKKSLLNKMPGDYWQKFANLRLLFGYFMTHPGKKLLFMGGEFGQFIEWKDEEQLDWLLLKYESHEKLAYYFRTLQEFYRQTSSLWRLDHVQEGFEWIEPNNSSQSIITYIRKGKRKGDYCIVVCNFSAQSHAHYQIGVPSQGKYIEVFSSDSAAFGGSGQVNEKPINVKKESCHNQPYSMEITVPPLGISIFMKQTKKRRGRVNE
- a CDS encoding glycoside hydrolase family 15 protein; translated protein: MNVNGALEVLDRMRLPNGAYTASVSDDYNYVWIRDVVYTVLPFINDPSNRYEKAYHALFDLFQSYEWKIDIHTEQKPQYLYEHIHARYSTELEELTDEWGHAQNDAIGAFLWGVGEGYRHGKKVIRNQRDLQIVQKLVNYLECLQYWQSEDNGMWEENIEIHASSIGACVAGLNSVKMLVNVKEELIMKGEETLRFLLPRESYSKETDLALLSLIYPYRLVDREIALKILKNVTGRLERTKGCIRYEKDLYYNEGQEAEWCFGLPWLGLCYLELGMMNKVKEYTDKTKMIIPENWEVPELYIGGSNIPNRNTPLAWSVSLSYLFLKKTHMIRTEQVT
- a CDS encoding AzlD domain-containing protein, yielding MEISGYILVVIIGTSIVTFIPRVVPLMLLSKMQIPEWGIDWLKHVPVAVMAALLAQELLLSEQVFSIKDNALNLSAALPAFLVAIFTRSLLGTVMIGVLSLMILRFFF
- a CDS encoding AzlC family ABC transporter permease, which codes for MSQDSAEWKSGGFSEVKEGEGFWQGVKDCIPTLLGYLSIGFAAGVVEKTSGLSMIEVALMSLLLYAGSGQFIAAGMIAASHPVSAIIFTIFFVNSRHLLLSAALAPYFRHQSLKQNMITGALLTDETFGVAVTSAQKKKQLDFKWMLGLNLAAYLNWFIANMAGGFFGQWIPDPEKYGMDFALPAMFIGLLVLQILSKKAFFIDLAVAISSILIVVAVSFFFPGSTGVIVATIVASTIGMVIGRWK
- a CDS encoding mismatch-specific DNA-glycosylase; translation: MEGITDHLKENLDILFVGFNPSIRSGETGHHYANPNNRFWKILFESGLTPRKYHPTEDSSLMDLGYGFTNIVSRPTKGADEITKEEYIKGRKQLKRKIEKYKPKLVCFVGKGVYQEYRQLRKISWGLQGDPSSKRTMEFVAPSSSGLVRMRIEEIIEIYSELPILLGKLGKN